The Megalops cyprinoides isolate fMegCyp1 chromosome 19, fMegCyp1.pri, whole genome shotgun sequence genome has a window encoding:
- the hagh gene encoding hydroxyacylglutathione hydrolase, mitochondrial isoform X1: MLFRSLVASACTLGVLGAAATYKLAPAQVRSAFLHSYRKSAVVAQSDMKIELLPALTDNYMYLLIDEDTKEAAIVDPVEPGKVVDAIKKHGVKLTTVLTTHHHWDHAGGNEKLVKLVPGLKVYGGDDRVGALTQKVTHYNTFKIGSLNVKCLFTPCHTKGHICYFITKDKSSEPPAVFTGDTLFIGGCGKFFEGTADEMYKALIEVLGRLPPETRVYCGHEYTINNLKFARHVEPNNEAIHRKLAWAKEKYDSGEPTIPSTMAEEFTYNPFMRVREKSVQEHAKKTDPIDTMGSIRREKDNFRVPKD, from the exons ATGTTATTCAGGTCATTGGTTGCGAGCGCCTGCACACTCGGTGTACTGGGAGCAGCTGCTACGTATAAACTTG CTCCTGCACAGGTTCGCTCAGCATTCCTCCATTCCTATAGGAAGTCTGCGGTTGTGGCCCAGTCCGACATGAAGATAGAACTGCTGCCCGCGTTGACAGATAATTACATGTACCTGCTCATTGATGAAGACACCAAGGAAGCTGCCATCGTTGACCCCGTCGAACCTGGCAAG GTTGTAGATGCCATCAAGAAACATGGAGTCAAACTTACCACTGTGTTAACAACTCATCACCACTG GGACCATGCTGGTGGTAATGAAAAGCTGGTGAAACTAGTACCAGGACTGAAGGTGTACGGTGGTGACGACAGAGTGGGAGCCCTGACTCAGAAAGTGACTCACTACAACACGTTCAAA ATTGGGTCTCTTAATGTGAAATGCCTGTTTACTCCATGCCACACTAAGGGGCACATCTGCTACTTCATCACTAAGGACAAGAGCTCTGAGCCCCCAGCGGTTTTCACTG GTGACACATTGTTCATTGGCGGCTGTGGGAAGTTCTTTGAAGGCACCGCAGATGAGATGTACAAGGCATTGATTGAAGTCCTCGGACGCCTGCCCCCAGAAACG agggTCTATTGTGGACATGAGTACACCATCAACAACCTCAAGTTTGCACGTCACGTAGAACCAAACAATGAGGCCATCCATAGAAAACTGGCCTGGGCCAAG GAGAAATACGACAGTGGAGAACCGACCATCCCCTCAACCATGGCTGAGGAATTCACATATAACCCATTCATGAGAGTAAG GGAGAAGTCTGTGCAGGAACATGCCAAGAAGACCGACCCCATCGACACCATGGGGAGCATACGTAGAGAGAAAGACAACTTCCGGGTCCCCAAGGACTGA
- the msrb1a gene encoding methionine-R-sulfoxide reductase B1-A, translating into MSFCSFRGGEIFKDHFEPGIYVCSKCGHQLFSSRSKFEHSTPWPAFSETIQEDSVSKQQEKWGAYKVSCGKCGNGLGHEFLNDGPKRGLSRFUIFSSSLKFVPKDKVDGQ; encoded by the exons atgTCATTCTGTTCTTTTAGAGGAGGCGAGATTTTTAAAGACCACTTCGAACCCG GTATCTATGTGTGTTCCAAATGCGGACACCAGCTGTTCTCCAGCAGGTCCAAATTTGAGCACTCCACCCCGTGGCCAGCCTTTTCGGAGACGATTCAGGAGGACAGTGTGTCTAAACAGCAGGAGAAATGGGGAGCTTACAAG GTGTCCTGTGGGAAGTGTGGGAATGGCCTGGGCCATGAGTTCCTGAATGACGGGCCAAAGAGGGGACTCTCTCGCTTCTGAATATTCAGTAGCTCGCTCAAGTTTGTCCCCAAAG ATAAAGTGGACGGACAGTAG
- the hagh gene encoding hydroxyacylglutathione hydrolase, mitochondrial isoform X2, whose amino-acid sequence MKIELLPALTDNYMYLLIDEDTKEAAIVDPVEPGKVVDAIKKHGVKLTTVLTTHHHWDHAGGNEKLVKLVPGLKVYGGDDRVGALTQKVTHYNTFKIGSLNVKCLFTPCHTKGHICYFITKDKSSEPPAVFTGDTLFIGGCGKFFEGTADEMYKALIEVLGRLPPETRVYCGHEYTINNLKFARHVEPNNEAIHRKLAWAKEKYDSGEPTIPSTMAEEFTYNPFMRVREKSVQEHAKKTDPIDTMGSIRREKDNFRVPKD is encoded by the exons ATGAAGATAGAACTGCTGCCCGCGTTGACAGATAATTACATGTACCTGCTCATTGATGAAGACACCAAGGAAGCTGCCATCGTTGACCCCGTCGAACCTGGCAAG GTTGTAGATGCCATCAAGAAACATGGAGTCAAACTTACCACTGTGTTAACAACTCATCACCACTG GGACCATGCTGGTGGTAATGAAAAGCTGGTGAAACTAGTACCAGGACTGAAGGTGTACGGTGGTGACGACAGAGTGGGAGCCCTGACTCAGAAAGTGACTCACTACAACACGTTCAAA ATTGGGTCTCTTAATGTGAAATGCCTGTTTACTCCATGCCACACTAAGGGGCACATCTGCTACTTCATCACTAAGGACAAGAGCTCTGAGCCCCCAGCGGTTTTCACTG GTGACACATTGTTCATTGGCGGCTGTGGGAAGTTCTTTGAAGGCACCGCAGATGAGATGTACAAGGCATTGATTGAAGTCCTCGGACGCCTGCCCCCAGAAACG agggTCTATTGTGGACATGAGTACACCATCAACAACCTCAAGTTTGCACGTCACGTAGAACCAAACAATGAGGCCATCCATAGAAAACTGGCCTGGGCCAAG GAGAAATACGACAGTGGAGAACCGACCATCCCCTCAACCATGGCTGAGGAATTCACATATAACCCATTCATGAGAGTAAG GGAGAAGTCTGTGCAGGAACATGCCAAGAAGACCGACCCCATCGACACCATGGGGAGCATACGTAGAGAGAAAGACAACTTCCGGGTCCCCAAGGACTGA
- the fahd1 gene encoding acylpyruvase FAHD1, mitochondrial: MAASRSLTRFWEWGRKIICVGRNYADHAKELKNAVPTEPVLFLKPPSAYVKEGSPILVPTYSSNLHHEVELGVVIGKGGTAIPRQSAMDHVAGYALCLDMTARDTQDECKSKGLPWTLAKAFDTSCPVSEFVPKEKIADPGNVRIWLKVNDQLRQDGSTSQMIFSIPYLISYISEIITLEEGDLILTGTPKGVSSVQEHDELQAGIEDIVSMTFRVDRH, translated from the coding sequence ATGGCCGCGTCACGGAGCCTAACAAGGTTTTGGGAATGGGGGAGGAAGATTATATGTGTTGGGAGAAACTACGCAGACCACGCGAAAGAACTGAAAAACGCCGTGCCCACAGAGCCTGTTCTCTTTCTCAAGCCCCCCTCTGCTTACGTGAAAGAGGGGTCTCCCATTCTTGTGCCAACCTACTCCAGCAACCTGCACCATGAGGTTGAACTCGGGGTCGTCATCGGTAAAGGGGGTACGGCGATCCCCCGACAGTCCGCGATGGATCACGTGGCTGGCTACGCGCTGTGTCTGGACATGACAGCGAGGGACACTCAGGACGAGTGCAAGTCCAAAGGTCTGCCGTGGACCCTGGCCAAAGCGTTCGACACGTCCTGTCCAGTCAGCGAGTTCGTCCCTAAGGAGAAAATCGCAGACCCGGGCAACGTGCGGATATGGCTTAAAGTCAACGACCAGCTACGGCAGGACGGCAGCACCTCCCAGATGATATTTTCCATTCCGTATCTTATTAGCTACATCAGCGAGATCATTACCCTCGAGGAGGGGGATTTGATTCTGACCGGGACCCCCAAGGGCGTTTCAAGCGTCCAGGAGCACGACGAGTTACAGGCCGGCATTGAAGACATTGTCAGCATGACGTTCAGAGTtgacagacactga